The nucleotide window acaagtcccttctgttggttgttgaacgtcttccccgtgacacattgactccgtaaacaaaaaatcctctaacaaggactaagcttggactgcatgtcatgcaacacagctcaaggtctatgggagcaggtgtggtaacagacgggattagcggctgaagtggaaccattaccttccctgtaagcatgtaatgcttaaataaaagtccataagaggttatgcagctaaaggctccctccaaatgacagagtcctcaagggaatatcagaaggagggagaaaagaactttctcatctacagggaccttatcctagaaaagctaagttctctgagtgagggttcactggtgcaaaagcagcagactagaaggcaacgttatgaaactgcttgacagtctagtgagttggcaacaacccaagatatgttgagaagcatgcggtaaggtatgcagagcatgatgaatgcagagtatgctgtatgcagagcatgctgtatgtagagcatgttgtatgcagagcatgctgaatgcagagcatgctgtatgcagagcatgttgtatgcagagcatgctgaatgcagagcatgctgaatgctgagcatgtagtaagcagagcctgctgtaaggaaagcagagcgtgtgcatggcgtttaacattcttagaaattccatgaccagtgctagagtgctttatgcatgcttgcatggggtttaaaaatcaacataatgtttaccttacattcataactcatgattcatatttttgccatggtttgaaaatggaggtaaggtatgctgaacagcagagtcagaacgagctggaacaacaacagtggaaggtgcagaaagttcctgttcctgtggaatgagtggagcgtgaagagaccgaggttgcgcagaacaaggtaaagttcccgcaagcagaggtgtctgaggtgcaggaacagggtgcacgggttgagctcggtgcagcagctgaggagactgactcacaggtggaagaggttgtacctccaccgagagttgcaccaccggtggagcagccaggggaggaggaggaagagtggagtaatcctcctgatcccaaaccgaaggttgccttaaagaaggctgaggctgaacaacactgggaacagcgaacacagaaagaggttcaacatcgtacgcctggcagaaggtgctgcgactgggtgcagcgagtgcaggcgggttgagcacaggctgaacgggtgcaggtggaggtgcaacactctcagcccgacattcacgcaacaggtccgaaagctgtgcttgcatggactgtagtagagtccacaacatcgtacgcctggcagatggtgctgcgactgggtgcagcgagtgcaggcgggttgagcacaggctgaaagggtgcaggtggaggtgcaacactctcagcccgatactcacgcaacaggtccgaaagctgtgcttgcatggactgtagtagagtccacaacatcgtacgcctggcagatggtgctgcgactgggtgcagcgagtgcaggcgggtgcagcacaggctgaacgggtgcagccggttggtgcaccaccggtgcaggcgggtgcagcacaggctgaacgggtgcagccggttggtgcaccaccggtgcaggcgggtgcagcacaggctgaacgggtgcaggcggttggtgcaccaccggtgcaggaggaggaggaggtgcaacactctcagcacgacactcacgcatcaggtccgaaagctgtgctgcatggactgtagtagagtccacaacatcgtacgcctggcaggtggtactgcgatcaggcggagcgagcataggcgggggggagtgtaggcgcactctcaacccgacaaaatgatgactgaggagagtcagagctaacccaatgactgcatccgggttgttgaactttacttcgtacgtctggcataggtctggactttacgtttaagaggtctagagacctgagaccagcgttactctgcctttattttctcctctaaatctcttctgcagacgagcaaaataagggctcaatcgtctgcgggtgggagtgacggtctcggtaagacacgcccacaaccaccgaggatacttctgtgcgccgatcaaggcctgccgaacccttttgcccttcgacattgcttctcccctgggcttgggagcttgcaagaggtcccggactgggaggacgactggcgcgcacaaaagtaccctcacgcataacactgacatcaatcacttatcactttgatttctgtttgcacttatttcactgaactcgaaactttaagtggtttgtacctgaaacacgcaattctatccttctcaaaagttaataattgcgaaaacagaattacaatgtaacagaaaaatctaatgaaagaaaattcagtggctggaaagagactaaacactagatcactctagaaacgtttagtttcttcccctaaagagactagggataagagcaaaacgataacgacgttactcgtacgcctggcaggcttgagggaaacgtttatcctctttctccctccgtctctatctctctctctctctctctctctctctctctctctcttgacttagaacctgagagaagagcccaatcatatatatcgttaaaacatattattgttaaaggaaaaaactgaaatatttcccaaaaagaaaagttccttattaggatcaaaaccattaagttaagaaagaatgaacaaaacgctagaaacggttactctttactgcaatgtgaaaccgtgaacattctttctctatcgtaacgatagagtgcaagttgaaacgttctgaacgtcaacaactgccgagacaaacaaaacgttagttcaactttgaaaaagtacgagactatcaaagaaaatctttcaaagaccttaaaatagcataatatgttaacaggtaaaaccgaaatgacgggctcacgataattaacttcggtaccaagaaaagaccgcctactattaggaaggtcgaatataaacaaatataaaaattaattttaataagtttataataaaaggaagttaatcgaagaggcctataagaggcggagagatataaaataaatctataacttttgttaagcaaaattaagaaagagagtctatactctcttagacaccaacactttcgtctaagggaagggtcggccattgaaaggtgaacgagagttcatactctcttcgtcaccaaaattaatcaaattaattccaaaagctaactaagctaaaatagaagtttccagtaaagcgacagccgaaatcaaagagaaatacttcaccaaagtcgtgaaaatactccaagaacataagcgtatcccagaacgtcttgccggaagcacgacagaggaataattgaggaggtgtcaacaagaagtacttgagtacctggccacaggtggcgctggtaagtacacccccttctagtattgtgatagctggcgtatccctccatagaattctgtcgggcaacggagttgacagctacatgattatcgggtaagtttaatattgaaaattcaataacTTACATAGCAACTGAAACTCCATAGTCTTGATGAACAATTCTCAGCAGCAACAGTGCAGTGGTGCAAGCATTTATTGTGTCAGTAGCAACACTCCCAGTCAAACTTTTAACCATAGGCGTTGCGCAAGATATCAACACAAAGTAAAAACACACCAATTTAGCATCACTTTTGGCTGGAAATAAACATTAAGATCTGTTTTACTATATTTATATTTCTGGTAAATTTGGGGACAATTATAAGACACGTAAGGCAAGCATTCATGTCCCCTTTCGTTAATCTCATAATCTGCTACACATGTAAAAAGATAACATCAAACCAATCAATTATGTCTCAAAAACACCTTACTGTGTAAGATAATGAATCTGCATCTAtgaaatataatgtttttatttttaaatttcagtaAACATCCAAAAGAAGCAAGTTATTACCATATATGCTTGACAAGAACAGGAAGGAAAAGTTTCCCTTGTAAATTTTAATGGCATTAAGGTAAGATCAAAACTAAGTAAAGCTGTTGAGCAAAGTAAAGTGTCTAGCCTAATAGGGATATAATTACCCATTTAAGTACTATAATAAAAGAAATCTTTATATACCATTGCTACAATATAAACAACACTGAACTATTCTCTTTATACACAAAGAAGGGATGCTTTCATATTATGGCTTACTCTTTACAATCTTGCAAAGTTTACGTGTTCAAAATATGTCAAAGTTTCTGCAGCAAGTCaatcttttccattgttttgtGTCATTCATAGGACCTACAGATAAATCATCATGTAACAAGAATGGAATTAAAGAAATTAGTATGGTTTATGTAGTTACCTGATATCACTTGATGTGAGTTACTGATGATATACCCTGTGACGCCCATAAGACAAGTCACAACCAATAAACTTGATGCTCGGATTTCACCTTGCGACAGTCCAAAGAAGATGGCGACTAAGCTAAGACAGCTGAAattgaattaaattttctttttttaatagtatTTTGATTGCATATTCATATTTTGTCAATTGTAACTGGCTTTGTAAAGACAATGGCACAAACTAAATCATAATTGTGAATTGCATGAATACAAAAAATATTGCACATGATTACTTATCAGTATTATGATAGAAATTTCTCAGCATAAAATCATAAATACATTATTAATAGtcataatgacaaaataaaaaggaTGCTCTTGCAAACACATCTtggctgtattattatcattattactacctaagctacaaacctagtcggaaaagcaggatactataagcccaatggctctaaaattgaaaaatagcccagtaaggaaaggaaataaactataatagaagtaatgaacaattaaaaaaaaatattttaagatcagtaacaacaataaaataaatctttcatatataaactataaaaaacaagataagtgtccccaagtgtaccctcaaacaagcgaactctaccccaagacaggaaTAAGATAAGCAAAGTTGGTGAGCTGAAGATACCAAGAATTACacaaattgataaaacaatacctATTCTGCATTTAACAATTTGTTTATAATTCCCCTATTATGAATCACCTAACAGTACTTGAGGATTATAATATACAGTACCTGCATATTTCTTGCGTGACAGCCGTGGCTCCATATAAGGCTTCAGTAATTAAAACTTCCTTCCCTAAAAAAAGAAAGGGTGAGTCAAATGTTGAAATGTAAGCTCTTAGTAATGATACTTATATTCATTAATTAAAAgccatataaagataatataaaattaatgtaaacTCACTAAGGTTATCAACTTGCATGGAAAGTTTTAAGAACAACAGCTGTATCCTATATGCTTACTATAGTATTAGGtctagttaggttaggttaggttaggcgagtGCACAGAGGAGCAGAAACCATTTTACTCTTTCGAAATATTACCAAAATCTAATGGGTTATGCTCCGCTGTGCGCTCACTTCGCACATCAACCTCCTGTGTACTGGAAAGCagtaatggctgggtgggactaACGAAATATCACCGAGACTTAATCTTAGTGtaagctaagaatacagcagtctaaggggaTCACAAGGGGACGACCCCCGGAAGCTAAGcagaggggtgtatgtatgatagcggctacccgtatgtattattatgtctaacttagaatagtGCAGTACAACGGGGgccgcaggggggcgttagccagCCCCCTTTAGGAAAATAGGTAAGgttacggcttgtaggttaggttaggggggatagtttaggttagttgatgtacatttttaaacgcgtaaggaactggccgctgatatacaaaggccccctCAGTAGATAAAGATATAGCTCCTAGGTTGGGAACCTTAAGTTAGGTGTTCTTGAGTTTTGCTCCCAGTCTTAGTTCACCTGAAGCTAAGGCCTAAGATACTCAGCTACAATTTGTATATTATAAAAACAGGCCTCTAAATGAGTTTGGCTACAATATTTAGATATATGGGTAAATTAAGACAAAAACTATCGTTTGAAAAACattgagtacagtactgtaatacgaaaaaaaaaaaaagatatatacatagcATGTTTCTGTTAATATATCTTATTCACAAACTTACGTTTTTTGCTAACTCTTAATGATGAGTCTCCTATATAATTATCAGGATAAGACGGCTGTTTTTTCCATAATACACGGCACCATTCATTTCGAACATTGGACATTCTGTCACTATCAGCTGTTCTgttgatttcattttcatttaatactCGTTTCAATGAcatctttgtaacggctcctcaatttatttctttaatgttctatgtgtttgttttgatttgaattatttatgtattttatttattcatgtactTATTCTTACCCTCTGTTTTAATCTTAATtgttttctaaattattttcatGGAACAGTGTACTTTGGTATCGTCTTCGCCAAAAGAATGTTCAAGGAAGGTATTTTTACTGTTCTCTAAACCTTCTTTTCTTATCCTATCTCCTCTTTATTTTATTTCCTAACGAATCCTATACTCTATCCAGATCCTGCAAAGCCTTGGATGAGGAATTAAAGTTTGAGGTTTGAAATAA belongs to Palaemon carinicauda isolate YSFRI2023 chromosome 17, ASM3689809v2, whole genome shotgun sequence and includes:
- the LOC137656805 gene encoding phosphatidylinositol N-acetylglucosaminyltransferase subunit C-like, giving the protein MSNVRNEWCRVLWKKQPSYPDNYIGDSSLRVSKKRKEVLITEALYGATAVTQEICSCLSLVAIFFGLSQGEIRASSLLVVTCLMGVTGYIISNSHQVISAKSDAKLVCFYFVLISCATPMVKSLTGSVATDTINACTTALLLLRIVHQDYGVSVAIVNPTVSHNLGVFASVCLASRLGKDQDVFALITVAVMLFALFPVFRRYCRVILGKPIDLLLTTSVITITAVGLYCYASHLLYLFVGALVTCNVIIPSLYVYLQHHKQNIYGPWDEALIEDR